One Longimicrobium terrae genomic window, CGCGATCCCCGCGCCGATGACGCACACGTCCGCCTCCGCGTCGCCCGTGAGCGGCGTGGTCTGCCGCTGGGGGTGCGTGGATTCCCACACTGAAACCGATCGTTCGTTGGACTGCATCCCTGGCCTCCCGTACCGAGCACGCCTGCGGCCGCCGCGCCCCGGTGCGGCGGCGGGGCGGAGAGCGTTTGCAATGATCGTACAAGGACGCGGGGCAGGATGGATGGAGGGCGTCCGGGTGAGAATTGCGCGCCGCTCTCTGACCTCCTGAGCGGATGAATCCGCCGCTCAAACAGCGCAAAAGCCCCGACACCGCGCTATTCGCGCCCGGTTCGGGGCTTCAACCGCATTGGGGCTGACGGCAGGTCAAGGATGCAGTCCGCGGCGGCCGATTTCGGGTCCGCAGGCGCGATTGCCACGCCGAGCGGCAGCCCAGGAACGCACGCCGAACCCGCCTCCGCACCGAACGGCTCCCCCTCCCCCGCTTGCGGGGCGAGGGGGCTGGGGGGAGGGGGGTGCCCGCCGCCACGCCGAACCATCCGGAACGCACGATCCTGGTGTGTGCTCCCTCTCCCACATCCGTTCGTGGGAGAGGGTCGTCGTGCGCAGCACGCGGGGTGAGGGTCCTTCCTTCTACCGCAGCGCGCTGGTCACCACGCGCCCGTCCAGCGCCTCCGTGGGGCGCACGCCCAGGATCGCGGCCAGCGTCGGCGCGATGTCCACCACGCGGATCTCGTCGTCGTGGCGGCCGGGGCGAAAGGCGGGGCCGTAAAAGATGATGGGCACGTGCACGTCGTACGCGTGCGGCGCGCCGTGCTGCGCGTACGTTCCCGGCCCCCACACGCGACCCGGCTCCAGCGTCACCACCACGGGAATCGGCTGGTCGCGGGGGATCATGTGCACCCACCGGCGCGCGATCTCATCCCGCTCCAGCGCGGCCGGGGCGAGCCTCCACAGGTCCGCGATCCGGTCCACGCGCCGCACCCCGCGCACCCGCCGCGCGCGCCGCCCGAACGCGTCCGCCAGCGAATCCGGGTTCACCCCGCGCGGCAGCAGTTCCGGCCGCACGAACAGAATCCCGTCATCCGACTCGAACGCAGCGGGATTGACCCCGGAGCCCAGTTCCGCGCGCATCGCGGTGACGATCGTATCCAGGCTCACGTGGTACTCGGCGGCCCGCGCCGGCACCGCGACCTCCGGAAACGACGCCACGCCGTGGTCCGCCGTGAGCGCAAAGATGACGCGTGACGAATCCACCTGCGCGTACACGGAATCGATGAAGGCGCCCAGCGTGCGGTCCAGCCGCAGCACCTGGTCGTGGATTTCGCGCGAGTCCGGGCCGTAGCGGTGGCCCACCGCGTCCGTGGTGGAAAAGGAGACGGCCAGCAGGTCCGGCTGCCCGCCGCGCCCCAGCTGCATCGCGCGCAGGCCGGTGATGGCGGCGTCCGCGGTCAGCTGGTCCATGAACGGAAACTCGGTGAAGTACTTGGCCGCCGAATCGGGGTCCGCCGGCACGCGGTGCGGAAACGCGGGCTCGTGGCGGCCGCGCTCGATGGGGGAGCGGCTTTCGGCGGCGACGGTGTCCGGCTCCGGATACTCGCGCACGGGGAGCAGCGGTGCCCAATCGCGTCCCGCCATCCCCTGCACGATGCGGCGCGCGTTGAACGCCCGCACCCAGGCGGGAAGCGTGTCGCCGTAGTAGGTGCTGGTGGTGAACGAGCCGCGGTAGTCGTACCAGAACACGGACTGCTTGGCGCGCCCCAGGGGGAGGATGGCGCCGCGGTCCTTGCGGGAGATGGAAAGCGCGCGGCTGGCGGGATTGGCGATGCGCATCCAGTCGATCAGCGTGCTCCCGCGAAAGCGGAAGGGCGACGCGCCCAGCATGGTCCCGCTCAGCAGCGGCGTCTGGGCGTCGCCCACGCCGTACGCGTTGGCCACGATGCCGGTGCTGGCGGGAAAGCGCCCGCTGAGCGTGCTGGCGTGGCCGGGCGCGGTTTCGGTGATGGCGTGGTCCTGCATGCCGTTGGCGTAGAACGCGCCGTTCCGGTGCAGCCGCGCCAAGCCGCCGGTGAGCTGGCGTTCGTACCGGGCAAAGTAGTCCGGCCGAAGCTGGTCCACGGTGATGAAGACGACCAGCGAGGGCCGCGCGGCCTGCGCCGTCTGCGCGGCGGCGGGGAATGCCAGGGCCGTGGCCAGTGCCGCGGCCGCGGTCAATCTTGAAATCATGCTGCGTTCCTGCGTGTGCGGGTTGGGCTGGATGCACGCAAGGTATTCACCCCCAAATGCCTGCGCTACCCGGGCGCCCGGCGTGCGCGCGCCGCCGCCGCAAGCGCCCTGCCCGTGCGGCCGTCCGTGGCGGAAACGGGACGATGTTGTGACCGGCGACAGGAAATATCCCTGGTGCAAACGCACGTGGGATAGGCTTTCGGCGCACGACTGGATTCGGCGTGGCCGCCGGCTGTGGCCCTCACCCCGCGTGCTGCGCACGACGACCCTCTCCCACGAACAGATGTGGGAGAGGGAGCACACACCAGGATCGTGCATCCCGAATGGTTTGGCGCGGCGGCGGGCTCCCCCCTCCCCCTCGCCCCGCAAGCGGGGGAGGGGGAGCCGTTCGGTGCGGAGGTGGGTTCGGCGTGCGTTCCCGGGCTGCCGCTCTGTGTAAATTCGCGCCTGGAGGACACGAAACCGGCCGCCGCGGTCTGCATTCGAACCCGCTTGTCAGCCCCAACGCAGTTGAAGCCCCGATCGTGGACGCGACAGCGGCCGCGAGTCGGGGGTTCCCGCTGTTTGAGCGGCGGATTCATTCGCTCAACAGACTTCGCGCAGAACGATACTCCTCGTCACGCACCGACCTCTCCGCCCTGCCTCAACCCTCCCCCAGTCTTTTTTGGGGGAGGGTGGGCGAGTAGTACGAGCCCGGGTGGGGGCCGCTCCGGGGCCACATCTCCCGCCACCGTCGCCCCCGGTACGACGATTGCTCCCCCGTGATCCCGTTGTCTCTACACACACTCTGGAGGATTCCGTGGACCTGCTGACCTGGATCATCGTTGGACTCGTGGCGGGCGTGCTCGCCGGGCTGGTGGTGGGCGGCGTCGGCCTGATCGGCGACATCGTGGTGGGGATCGTGGGCGCGTTCGTCGGCGGATGGCTGTTCCGCCAGCTGGGCGTCACCACGCCGTTCAGCGGCTTGGCCGGCACCATCTTCACCGCCTTCATCGGCGCGGTGGTACTGCTGGTCCTGCTGCACGTCATCCACCGCAGCCGGCGCGGCGGGCGCAGGCTGTAGCCCGCGCCGCAGCGTCCGCGGAGCATCATCCCATGCTTCACGTCACCAACGGTGACCACGCGGCGGACGCGATCCGGGCGGCGGGTGCGCCCGGACCGGTCCTTCCGTGGCGCGACGTGCTGCACGACGGCCCCGTTCCCGCCGGCCTGCCGCTGGCGGAACTGAGCCGCATCCGCGCGGAGTTCATCGCCTCGCGCGGATGGGCGTCGCCGGAGGATGCGGAGCGCTCGTTCCGCGAGCGGGACGACGCGCTGGCCGCCGCGCGCGATGAGGATGAGGTCGTGCTCTGGTTCGAGCACGACCTGTACGATCAGCTGCAACTGGTCCAGGTGCTGGACGAGGCGGCGCGCCTCCCCGTCCGGCTTACGCTCATCAACCCCGCGCAGTACCTGGGGCCGTCCGCGCCGGAGCAGCTTCGCGCGCTGTTTCACCTGCGCGCGCCCGTCACGCCCGCGCAGACGGCGCTCGCCCGCGCCGCGTGGGAGGCATTCCGCGCCCCCGATCCGCGTGGCATCCAGTCGCTGCTGGAAACGGACACCTCCGCGCTCCAGCACCTCGGGTCCGCGCTGCGCCGGCATCTGCAGCAGTTTCCCTGGACGACGGACGGCCTGTCGCGCACGGAGCGGCAGGCGCTGCGGAGCCTGGCGGATGGCCCGGGCTCGTTCGCCGAGGCGTTCGCGGCGAATCAGGCGCGGGAGAGCGCGATATTTCTGGGCGATTCGTCGTTCCTGGGCGTGCTGGCGGACCTGGGCGCCGACCCAGATCCGCTGGTCACGTGGGATGACGGCGCACCCGTCCGCGCGCTCGCGCCCGGCGTGACGATCGCGAGCGTGGCGGACCATCGGCTCACCCTTACCGACAACGGCCGCGCTGTACTGGAGGGACGGGCCGCGTGGGCGCCGCGGACGGACCGTTGGCTCGGCGGCGTGCACCTGCGCGCCGGCGAGAGCGGATGGCGGTGGAACGACGACACCGGCCAGATCGAAGCCGGCACAGGGCGGACGGGCGAATCCGCATCCGCCGCAAGCGCGTAGTTCAGCCGCGTGGCACACATCCTCCACCGGGGAGGAGCACAGGGTACACGCAATCCCAGAAAACCGAACTCGGATGGACAATGGCCGGTTGAGCCTGCCCCCGCTTCCTGACGAAGAACTCAAGCGGCAGCAGCTGGATCACATGAAGCGCCTCGCCACCGGCCTGCTGGCCGTGGCGACGCTCATCTTCATCGTGGCGCGGATCTACGAGTCGCGGTATCCGTGGCTGGGGTACATCCGCGCCACCGCCGAAGCCGCCATGGTGGGCGCGGTGGCGGACTGGTTCGCCGTCACGGCGCTGTTCCGCCATCCGATGGGAATCCCCATCCCGCACACGGCCATCATCCCCACCCGCAAGGAGCGCATCGGCCGCAGCCTGGGGGGGTTCGTGCAGAACAACTTCCTCGCGGCGCCGGTCATTACCGCCAAGCTGCGCAGCGCCAACATCGCGGGAAAGCTGGCGCAGTGGCTGGCCGATCCCGCGCACGGCGACACGGTGGGGCGCCACGCCTCCGCGGCGGTGACGGGCGTGGTGCAGGTGCTGCGGGATGAGGAGGTGCAGGAGATCATCACCGAAAGCCTGAACAGCCGCGTGCGCAAGACGCAGGTGGCGCCGCTGATGGGCAACGTGCTGAGCCTGGTGACGGCGGAAAACCGGCACCAGGAGCTGCTGGATTCCGCCATCCGCCTGTTTGACCGGCTGTTCGAGGAAAACCGCGACGCGCTGCGCGACCGCATCGCCAAGGAAACGCCCTGGTGGATGCCGTCCGCGGTGGACGACCAGATCTACCGCAAGATCGCCAACGGGATCGAAAACACGCTGGTGCAGGTGGCGGCCGATCCGGACCATCCGCTGCGCCACCGCTTCAACGACGCCGTAAACGAGTTCGTGGAGCGGCTCAAGAGCTCGCCGCAGATGATTGCGCGCGGCGAGGAGCTCAAGGAGGAGATCCTGCAGCATCCGGCGGTGCGCGGGTACAGCGCCTCGCTGTGGGCAGACATGAAGGCTTCCGTTCTGCGCCACGGCGCGAACCCGGAATCCGAGTTCCGCCGCCGCGTGGGCAACGCCGCCACGCGCCTGGGCTCGTCGCTGGCGGAGGACCAGGAACTGCTGGACAAGGTGAACGGATGGGCGGAGCAGGCGCTGCTGTACGTGGTGGAGCAGTACCGCGGCGAGGTGGCGGACCTGATCGAGACGACGGTGGCCGCGTGGGACCCGGAGGATACGACGCGCAAGATCGAGCTTCAGATCGGCCGCGACCTGCAGTACATCCGCATCAACGGAACGCTGGTGGGCGGATTGGTGGGCCTGTTCATCTATACCGTCAGCCAGTTCTTCGGGGGATGACGGGAAGCCTCGCCCGGGGCGACTGAAGTCGCGGCAACAACGGGCAAAGTCCGCCTTCGCGGATTGTGGGGGCGGTTTCCTCCAGGAAGGCGCTGTTCGGAAAGTCCGCCATCCAGGAGCGAATAAATTCGCCGCTGGAATAGTGCGAAGTCCGCCTTCGCGGACTGCGGCGGAAGGGTTCGGCGCGGGTCGCGAAGTTCGCTTGTCGCAGGCCAGATCCTTCGGTCGCGCACAGTTCGGCTTGGCGGAGAGCGCGGCGCACGCTCCCTCAGGATGACATGGTGCGGGGTGCGTATCTCTTTGCGGCGCCACATCATGTCATCCTGAGGAGGCGCCGGCTGAAACCGCCGCCGCACCGCCGCTTGGCGCCGACGAAGGATCTACTTTCCGCCGAGCCAACTCCGCCTGACGCGCCGAATCCGCCGCCAATGCAGTAGAAGCCCCGAACAACGCCCACAGGCGTCGTTCGGGGCTTCTCATTATCAGAGCGGCGGATTCACCCGCTCCCGACCATCCGCGGCGAGGATGCCGGCGTGCTGATCCGCATCATCCACCACCCCGCACTAACGCACTAACGCACCCAGCACTAACGCACTTCCCGCCCTTACCACGTCAGCACGATCTTCCCGAAACTGTCGTTCCCTTCCATTCGCTCGTGCGCCTTGCGCACCTGCGAGAACGGAAAGGTGCTGTCCACCACCGGACGGATGCGTCCGGAGCTGATCAGCGGCAGCACCGCGCCGGAAAACTCGCGCGCCAGCGCGATCTTCTCCTCCAGCGGCCGGCTGCGCAGCACCGTGCCGAACAGGTGAATGCGGCGCCGCAGCAGCAGCCCCAGATCCACTTCCACCTTGCTTCCCCCCGTCGTCCCCACCACGCACACGCGGCCGCGCAGCGCCACCACGCGCAGGCTAGCCTCCAGCAGCGGCCCGCCCACCAGGTCCATTACCGCGTGCACGCCGCTGCCGTACGTGGACTGATTCACCGTCTCCGCCAGGTCCTCGCGCGTGGTGTCGATGCCGATCTCCATCCCCAGCTCCTTGGCGCGCTTCAGCTTGGAAGCCGACCGCGACGTGCCGATCACCGTCGCGCCCGCGGCCCCGGCCAGCTGCACCGCCGCCGTCCCCACGCCGCTGCCCACGGCCAGCACCAGCAGCCGCTCGCCCACGGTCAGGTCCAGCTGCCGGAAGAGCGCGTCGTACGAGGTCAGGAACGCCTCCGGGATCGCCGCGGCCTCTTCCCACGACAGGTTCTGCGGAATGCGGATGCCCTCGCGCTCGTGCACCACCACGTACTCCGCGTGCCCGCCGCCGCCCACGATCCCCATCACACGGTTCCCGACAGCCCACAAACCGGCGCCCTCGCCCACCGCGTCCACCTCGCCCGCGTACTCAAGCCCCGGAATGTCCGCCGGCGCGCCCGGCGGGGCGGGGTAGGAGCCCCGCCGCTGCAGCAGGTCCGCGCGGTTGAGCGCCGAGGCGTGCACGCGCACGCGGATTTCGCCGGGGCCGGGCTGCGGAACGGGGCGGTCCAGCAGTTCCAGCACCTCCGGCCCGCCCGGTTTGGTGATGACCAGCGCCTTCATCAGCGGCCTCCCCCGGCCGCGCGCTCGCGAAAGAACGCCTCGATGCCGCGCACGTGCGCATCCGCCAAGCGGTCCAGAAAGGCCGGGTCGCGCAGCGCCGCTTCCTGCTCCGGAATGGGCATGAAGAGCGATTCCGTCAGCGCCGTCGGCATCCACGTGGGCCGGGCGAGCGCCAGGTTGCTCTGCTGCGCGCCGATGTCGCGGATTCGCGTCACACCCACGATTTCGCGGTTGAGCGCGCGCGCCAGCGAGGCGGAAAAGGGATGGAACCAGTAGACGCTGGTCCCCTGCCCGCGGAATGGGTTCTGTCCCTCGCCGAACGCGTTGTTGTGCACGGAAACCAGCAGCTCCGCGTTGCGGTTGACGGCCAGCGACACGCGGGCGCCCAGCTCCTGCGACGCGCTGGTGTTGCTCACCATCGCCTCACGGGTCGTGCGCGTCATGATGACTTCCGCGCCGCGCGCCCGCAGCTTTTCCGCCAGCGGCAGCGCGATGGCGAGGTTGGCGTCGCCCTCGTACATCCCGGTCGGCCCCGTGGCCCCTGCCGGCGGGTGGCCCGGGTCGATGACGATCCGCCGGCCGCGCAGCGGGTTGGCCGCGTCGATGGCCGGCGGGCGGCGGACGCGCACCACGAGCGTTCCATCCCCCTCGTACCACGCCTTGTAGCCCCACGCCGGCGTGGACG contains:
- a CDS encoding GlsB/YeaQ/YmgE family stress response membrane protein — translated: MDLLTWIIVGLVAGVLAGLVVGGVGLIGDIVVGIVGAFVGGWLFRQLGVTTPFSGLAGTIFTAFIGAVVLLVLLHVIHRSRRGGRRL
- a CDS encoding DUF1835 domain-containing protein: MLHVTNGDHAADAIRAAGAPGPVLPWRDVLHDGPVPAGLPLAELSRIRAEFIASRGWASPEDAERSFRERDDALAAARDEDEVVLWFEHDLYDQLQLVQVLDEAARLPVRLTLINPAQYLGPSAPEQLRALFHLRAPVTPAQTALARAAWEAFRAPDPRGIQSLLETDTSALQHLGSALRRHLQQFPWTTDGLSRTERQALRSLADGPGSFAEAFAANQARESAIFLGDSSFLGVLADLGADPDPLVTWDDGAPVRALAPGVTIASVADHRLTLTDNGRAVLEGRAAWAPRTDRWLGGVHLRAGESGWRWNDDTGQIEAGTGRTGESASAASA
- a CDS encoding alkaline phosphatase family protein; translation: MISRLTAAAALATALAFPAAAQTAQAARPSLVVFITVDQLRPDYFARYERQLTGGLARLHRNGAFYANGMQDHAITETAPGHASTLSGRFPASTGIVANAYGVGDAQTPLLSGTMLGASPFRFRGSTLIDWMRIANPASRALSISRKDRGAILPLGRAKQSVFWYDYRGSFTTSTYYGDTLPAWVRAFNARRIVQGMAGRDWAPLLPVREYPEPDTVAAESRSPIERGRHEPAFPHRVPADPDSAAKYFTEFPFMDQLTADAAITGLRAMQLGRGGQPDLLAVSFSTTDAVGHRYGPDSREIHDQVLRLDRTLGAFIDSVYAQVDSSRVIFALTADHGVASFPEVAVPARAAEYHVSLDTIVTAMRAELGSGVNPAAFESDDGILFVRPELLPRGVNPDSLADAFGRRARRVRGVRRVDRIADLWRLAPAALERDEIARRWVHMIPRDQPIPVVVTLEPGRVWGPGTYAQHGAPHAYDVHVPIIFYGPAFRPGRHDDEIRVVDIAPTLAAILGVRPTEALDGRVVTSALR
- a CDS encoding NAD(P)H-quinone oxidoreductase — protein: MKALVITKPGGPEVLELLDRPVPQPGPGEIRVRVHASALNRADLLQRRGSYPAPPGAPADIPGLEYAGEVDAVGEGAGLWAVGNRVMGIVGGGGHAEYVVVHEREGIRIPQNLSWEEAAAIPEAFLTSYDALFRQLDLTVGERLLVLAVGSGVGTAAVQLAGAAGATVIGTSRSASKLKRAKELGMEIGIDTTREDLAETVNQSTYGSGVHAVMDLVGGPLLEASLRVVALRGRVCVVGTTGGSKVEVDLGLLLRRRIHLFGTVLRSRPLEEKIALAREFSGAVLPLISSGRIRPVVDSTFPFSQVRKAHERMEGNDSFGKIVLTW
- a CDS encoding DUF445 domain-containing protein, with the protein product MSLPPLPDEELKRQQLDHMKRLATGLLAVATLIFIVARIYESRYPWLGYIRATAEAAMVGAVADWFAVTALFRHPMGIPIPHTAIIPTRKERIGRSLGGFVQNNFLAAPVITAKLRSANIAGKLAQWLADPAHGDTVGRHASAAVTGVVQVLRDEEVQEIITESLNSRVRKTQVAPLMGNVLSLVTAENRHQELLDSAIRLFDRLFEENRDALRDRIAKETPWWMPSAVDDQIYRKIANGIENTLVQVAADPDHPLRHRFNDAVNEFVERLKSSPQMIARGEELKEEILQHPAVRGYSASLWADMKASVLRHGANPESEFRRRVGNAATRLGSSLAEDQELLDKVNGWAEQALLYVVEQYRGEVADLIETTVAAWDPEDTTRKIELQIGRDLQYIRINGTLVGGLVGLFIYTVSQFFGG